The segment GTCGTCGGCCCGCTGATCGGCGGAGCCATCGCCGGTGGTATCTACCAGGTGGCATTCGCCTGAGCCGCCTGACCGCCCCGACTCCGCCCGCACAGACTTCTTGGAGCACACCATGAGCGACACCCCCAGCACCGCCTCCCACGGGCACGGCCCGTTCATCGCGGCCATCGACCAGGGCACCACGTCCAGCCGCTGCATCGTCTTCGACAAGGACGGCCGGATCGTCTCGGTCGACCAGAAGGAGCACGAGCAGATCTTCCCGAAGCCGGGCTGGGTGGAGCACGACGCCACCGAGATCTGGACCAACGTCCAGCAGGTCGTCGACAGCGCCGTCCACAAGGCCGGGCTGACCGCCGCCGACGTCAAGGCGATCGGTATCACCAACCAGCGCGAGACCACCGTGATGTGGGACCGCACCACCGGTGAGCCGGTCCACAACGCGATCGTCTGGCAGGACACCCGCACCGACGCGCTCTGCAAGGAGCTCGGCCGCAATGTCGGCCAGGACCGCTTCCGCCGGGAGACCGGTCTGCCGCTGGCCTCGTACTTCGCGGGCCCGAAGATCCGCTGGCTGCTCGACAACGTCGAGGGCCTGCGCGAGCGCGCCGAGCGCGGCGACATCCTCTTCGGCACCATGGACTCCTGGGTCATCTGGAACCTGACCGGCGGCGTCGACGGCGGCGTGCACGTCACCGACGTCACCAACGCCTCGCGCACCATGCTGATGAACCTCCACCGCCTGGAGTGGGACCCGAAGATCCTCGCGTCGATGGAGATCCCGGCGGCCGTGCTGCCGGAGATCAAGTCGTCCGCCGAGGTCTACGGCCGCACCACCGGCGGTGTGCTGGCCGGTGTGCCGGTCGCCTCGGCGCTCGGTGACCAGCAGGCCGCGCTGTTCGGCCAGACCTGCTTCGAGCAGGGCGAGGCCAAGTCCACGTACGGCACCGGCACCTTCATGCTGATGAACACCGGCCACGAGCCGGTCAATTCGTACAACGGACTGCTGACCACGGTCGGTTACCGCATCGGCGACCAGCAGCCGGTCTACGCCCTGGAAGGCTCCATCGCCGTCACCGGCTCGCTCGTCCAGTGGATGCGCGACCAGATGGGGCTCATCAACAGCGCGGCCGAGATCGAGACCCTGGCCAGCACGGTCGAGGACAACGGCGGCGCGTACTTCGTACCGGCCTTCTCCGGCCTGTTCGCCCCCTACTGGCGCTCGGACGCGCGCGGCGTCATCGCGGGCCTGACCCGCTATGTCACCAAGGCGCACATCGCACGCGCCGTACTCGAGGCCACCGCCTGGCAGACCCGCGAGATCACCGACGCCATGACCAAGGACTCCGGCGTCGAGCTGACCGCGCTCAAGGTCGACGGCGGGATGACCTCCAACAACCTGCTGATGCAGACCATCTCGGACTTCCTGGACGCCCCTGTGGTGCGCCCGATGGTCGCCGAGACCACCTGCCTCGGCGCTGCCTACGCGGCCGGACTGGCCGTCGGCTTCTGGTCCAGCACCGACGAACTGCGCGCCAACTGGCGCCGGGCCGCCGAGTGGACCCCCCGGATGGATGCGGCCACCCGTGACCGCGAGTACAAGAGCTGGCTCAAGGCCGTCGAGCGGACCATGGGCTGGATCGAGGACGAGGAGTAAACATGAGCACCCTGCAGAGCGTCCCGGCACTCGGGACGCACCCGGCCAGTGGTTCGCACGCGAGCCGTGCCGAGACCCGGGAGCAGCTTTCCCGGGCGACGTACGACCTCCTGGTGATCGGCGGCGGCATCCTGGGCATCTCCACCGCCTGGCACGCCGCACAGGCCGGACTGCGGGTGGCCCTGGTGGACGCCGGTGACTTCGCCGGCGCCACCTCCTCCGCCTCCTCCAAGCTGCTGCACGGCGGTCTGCGTTACCTGCAGACCGGCGCGGTCAAGCTGGTGGCGGAGAACCACTTCGAGCGGCGTGCGGTGTCCCGCCAGGTGGCACCGCACCTCGCCAACCCCCTGACCTTCTACCTGCCCGTCTACAAGGGCGGCCCGCACGGCGCCGCCAAGCTGGGCGCGGGCGTCTTCGCCTACTCCGCGCTGTCCGCGTTCGGCGACGGCGTCGGCCATGTCATATCCCCGGCCAAGGCGGCGCGCGACGTGCCGGAGCTGCGGACGGACAACCTCAAGGCCGTGGCCGTGTACGGCGACGACCAGATGAACGACTCCCGGATGGCCCTGATGACCGTCCGCGCGGCCGCCGCGGCCGGCGCCACGGTCCTCAACCACGCCGAGGTCACCGGACTGCGCTTCACCCAGGGCCGGGTCACCGGTGCGGAGCTCAAGGACCGTACGGACGGCCAGGAGTTCGGCGTCAACGCCCGCCTGGTGCTGAACGCCACCGGCCCGTGGGTGGACCACCTGCGCAAGATGGAGGACCCCAACTCGGCCCCCTCCATCCGGCTGTCGAAGGGCGCGCACCTGGTCCTCAAGCGCACCGCCCCCTGGAAGGCGGCGCTGGCCACCCCGATCGACAAGTACCGCATCACCTTCGCCCTCCCCTGGGAGGACATGCTGCTGCTGGGCACCACGGATGAGGAGTTCGAGGGCGACCCGGCGGACGTCTCGGTCACCGAGAAGGACACCGCCCAGATCCTGGACGAGGCGGCCTTCTCCGTCCGTGACCAGCAGCTGTCGCGCGATCTGATCACGTACTCCTTCGCGGGTCTGCGGGTGCTGCCCGGTGGCCCCGGCGACACCTCCAAGGCCAAGCGCGAGACGGTCGTCACCGAGGGCAGCGGCGGCATGCTGTCGGTGGCCGGCGGCAAGTGGACGACCTTCCGGCACATCGGCCGTACGGTCATGAACAAGCTCGCCGCGCTGCCCGGCCACCCGCTGGCCGAGGACATGGAGCCGATCGCGCATCTGCCGAAGAAGCTCCCGCTGCCCGGTATCGCCAACCCGAACGCGGTCGCGCACCGGCTGCTGGTCGACGGCGGCACCCCCGGACCGCGGATGGCCCCGGAGACGGCGCGGCACCTCGCCACCCACTACGGCTCGCTGTCCTTCGACATCGCCCGGCTGGCGAACGACAACCCGGCGCTGGCCGAGCGCATCCACCCCGACGCCCCGGAGATCTGGGCGCAGGTCGCCTACGCCCGCGACCACGAGTGGGCCGAGACGGTCGACGATGTGCTGCGCCGCCGTACGACCCTGATGATCCGCGGCCTCGACACGGAGGACGTCCGGGCCAAGGTGAAGGACATGCTGGCGGGCTGACGCCGGTACAGCACGGCTGAGAGCGGCTGACGGCACGCCATGGCGTGTGCAGCGCGTGACGATGGGGCGGGCCACGGGGCCGCCCCATCGTCATGTCCGCCTGCGGAGCGGGGGCGGGACGGCCGTCGGCGGTGACTGTCAGTGGCGGCTGCGATGATGTGCGCAGGAATCAACGCAGGTTCCGGAACGGGGGAAGTCCGGTATGCAGCGGCGGGGGACGCAGGCCCGGCCACGGTGGCGGCGGGCGGTGACGTGGGCGGCCTGGACGGTCGCGCTGCTGATCGTGCTGCCGCTGACGCTGGCGGGGACCGCGCTGCGCGCCCAGTACGCGGGCGAGGCCGCTCCGGAGGCCAGGACCCGTGGGCGCGACGCGCTCTGGCTCGGTCATGCCTGGGTGGACGGCCGGCGGGACGCCTCCGACGTGGCGGCGCTGCGCCGCCGTATCCAGGAC is part of the Streptomyces platensis genome and harbors:
- the glpK gene encoding glycerol kinase GlpK; its protein translation is MSDTPSTASHGHGPFIAAIDQGTTSSRCIVFDKDGRIVSVDQKEHEQIFPKPGWVEHDATEIWTNVQQVVDSAVHKAGLTAADVKAIGITNQRETTVMWDRTTGEPVHNAIVWQDTRTDALCKELGRNVGQDRFRRETGLPLASYFAGPKIRWLLDNVEGLRERAERGDILFGTMDSWVIWNLTGGVDGGVHVTDVTNASRTMLMNLHRLEWDPKILASMEIPAAVLPEIKSSAEVYGRTTGGVLAGVPVASALGDQQAALFGQTCFEQGEAKSTYGTGTFMLMNTGHEPVNSYNGLLTTVGYRIGDQQPVYALEGSIAVTGSLVQWMRDQMGLINSAAEIETLASTVEDNGGAYFVPAFSGLFAPYWRSDARGVIAGLTRYVTKAHIARAVLEATAWQTREITDAMTKDSGVELTALKVDGGMTSNNLLMQTISDFLDAPVVRPMVAETTCLGAAYAAGLAVGFWSSTDELRANWRRAAEWTPRMDAATRDREYKSWLKAVERTMGWIEDEE
- a CDS encoding glycerol-3-phosphate dehydrogenase/oxidase encodes the protein MSTLQSVPALGTHPASGSHASRAETREQLSRATYDLLVIGGGILGISTAWHAAQAGLRVALVDAGDFAGATSSASSKLLHGGLRYLQTGAVKLVAENHFERRAVSRQVAPHLANPLTFYLPVYKGGPHGAAKLGAGVFAYSALSAFGDGVGHVISPAKAARDVPELRTDNLKAVAVYGDDQMNDSRMALMTVRAAAAAGATVLNHAEVTGLRFTQGRVTGAELKDRTDGQEFGVNARLVLNATGPWVDHLRKMEDPNSAPSIRLSKGAHLVLKRTAPWKAALATPIDKYRITFALPWEDMLLLGTTDEEFEGDPADVSVTEKDTAQILDEAAFSVRDQQLSRDLITYSFAGLRVLPGGPGDTSKAKRETVVTEGSGGMLSVAGGKWTTFRHIGRTVMNKLAALPGHPLAEDMEPIAHLPKKLPLPGIANPNAVAHRLLVDGGTPGPRMAPETARHLATHYGSLSFDIARLANDNPALAERIHPDAPEIWAQVAYARDHEWAETVDDVLRRRTTLMIRGLDTEDVRAKVKDMLAG